In Cyclopterus lumpus isolate fCycLum1 chromosome 5, fCycLum1.pri, whole genome shotgun sequence, the genomic stretch ggactgaggaggagtgacatcgagacctgtcaatcaccttgtaggcCCGCccttaaagcataccctgctttacggtctgtttgactctaaatgaccataatttactaaagacagcaggagaggagggtagaagagacgagggaggaggagagacgttACCTCCAGTGAGCATCAGAGCACACTTGCAGTGGTCACAGTTGTCGTTGTCCTGGTCCCGGGTGCTGAACCCGGTCCCGTGTGTCACCAGGCTGCTCTGCCTCCCTGCTGTCCCACTGTAGCCTCTGAGGTAcaacctgagggaaggagacaaggtgaCGACCTGCAGGGGAACTCTAGACCTCTGAGGTAcaacctgagggaaggagacaaggtgaCGACCTGCAGGGGAACTCTAGACCTCTGAGGTAcaacctgagggaaggagacaaggtgaCGACCTGCTGGGGAACTCTAGACCTCTGAGGTAcaacctgagggaaggagacaaggtgaCGACCTGCAGGGGAACTCTAGACCTCTGAGGTAcaacctgagggaaggagacaaggtgaCGACCTGCAGGGGAACTCTAGACCTCTGAGGTAcaacctgagggaaggagacaaggtgaCGACCTGCAGGGTAACTCTAGACCTCTGAGGTAcaacctgagggaaggagacaaggtgaCGACCTGCAGGGTAACTCTAGACCTCTGAGGTAcaacctgagggaaggagacaaggtgaCGACCTGCAGGGTAACTCTAGACCTCTGAGGTAcaacctgagggaaggagacaaggtgaCGACCTGCAGGGTAACTCTAGACCTCTGAGGTAcaacctgagggaaggagacaaggtgaCGACCTGCAGGGTAACTCTAGACCTCTGAGGTAcaacctgagggaaggagacaaggtgaCGACCTGCAGGGGAACTCTAGACCTCTGAGGTACAACCTGAGGGAAGGTGACGACCTGCTGGGGAACTCTAGACCTCTGAGGTAcaacctgagggaaggagacaaggtgaCGACCTGCAGGGGAACTCTAGACCTCTGAGGTAcaacctgagggaaggagacaaggtgaCGACCTGCTGGGGAACTCTAGACCTCTGAGGTAcaacctgagggaaggagacaaggtgaCGACCTGCAGGGGAACTCTAGACCTCTGAGGTAcaacctgagggaaggagacaaggtgaCGACCTGCTGGGGAACTCTAGACCTCTGAGGTAcaacctgagggaaggagacaaggtgaCGACCTGCAGGGGAACTCTAGACCTCTGAGGTAcaacctgagggaaggagacaaggtgaCGACCTGCTGGGGAACTCTAGACCTCTGAGGTAcaacctgagggaaggagacaaagtGACGACCTGCTGGGGAACTCTAGACCTCTGAGGTAcaacctgagggaaggagacaaggtgaCGACCTGCTGGGGAACTCTAGACCTCTGAGGTAcaacctgagggaaggagacaaggtgaCGACCTGCAGGGGAACTCTAGACCTCTGAGGTAcaacctgagggaaggagacaaggtgaGGACCTGCTGGAGAACTCTAGACCTCTGAGGTAcaacctgagggaaggagacaaggtgaCGACCTGTAGGGGAACTCTAGACCTCTGAGGTAcaacctgagggaaggagacaaggtgaCGACCTGCAGGGGAACTCTAGACCTCTGAGGTAcaacctgagggaaggagacaaggtgaCGACCTGCAGGGTAACTCTAGACCTCTGAGGTAcaacctgagggaaggagacaaggtgaCGACCTGCAGGGGAACTCTAGACCTCTGAGGTAcaacctgagggaaggagacaaggtgaCGACCTGCAGGGGAACTCTAGACCTCTGAGGTAcaacctgagggaaggagacaaggtgaCGACCTGCAGGGGAACTCTAGACCTCTGAGGTAcaacctgagggaaggagacaaggtgaCGACCTGCAGGGTAACTCTAGACCTCTGAGGTAcaacctgagggaaggagacaaggtgaCGACCTGCAGGGGAACTCTAGACCTCTGAGGTAcaacctgagggaaggagacaaggtgaCGACCTGCAGGGGAACTCTAGACCTCTGAGGTAcaacctgagggaaggagacaaggtgaCGACCTGCAGGGGAACTCTAGACCTCTGAGGTAcaacctgagggaaggagacaaagtGACGACCTGCTGGGGAACTCTAGACCTCTGAGGTAcaacctgagggaaggagacaaggtgaCGACCTGCTGGGGAACTCTAGACCTCTGAGGTAcaacctgagggaaggagacaaagtGACGACCTGCTGGGGAACTCTAGACCTCTGAGGTAcaacctgagggaaggagacaaggtgaCGACCTGCTGGGGAACTCTAGACCTCTGAGGTAcaacctgagggaaggagacaaggtgaCGACCTGCAGGGGAACTCTAGAcctctgtgtgtacagtgtgtgtgtgtgtgtgtaactggtTACCTGTACTGTTGACTCTCACTGGTCAGTGTGACTCGGTCGTACTGGAAGTGGGCGGGGCTTCCCTCCCAGTCCCTCAGCTCCACTCTCAGGGAGTACTGGCCCCGACTGGTCAGAAGGTGCATCAGCTCGTTCCCCAGCCAGTGTTCCCCCAACGCGTCCCCGAAGCCCTGCAGGAGGTGATCAATGCAGgaggtgatcaatacaggaggTGATCAATGCAGGAGGTGATCAATGCAGgaggtgatcaatacaggaggtgatcaatacaggaggtgatcaatacaggaggTGATCAATGCAGGAGGTGATCAATGCAGGAGGTGATCATTGCAGgaggtgatcaatacaggaggtgatcaatacaggaggtgatcaatacaggaggTGATCATTGCAGgaggtgatcaatacaggaggtgatcaatacaggaggtgatcaatacaggaggTGATCATTGCAGGAGGTGATCATTGCAGgaggtgatcaatacaggaggTGATCAATACAGAAGAAGATCAATAAATGTCAGTGTGTCAATAGTAtgtcaatatttattattattattattaagtgttcttaatataagtattattaatattattattaatattgtaataataataaatattattatttaccatCTTGTATtccctccagctcctctggaAGTCAACGCTGCCGTTCAACCGACGCTGGAACACCGTCCAGCCTCCTCCACTCGTCTCCATGTCACAgaacacctggaggaggaggaggaggaggaggtggaggaggaagaggaggtggagaaggaagaggaggaggaagaggaagaggaggaggaagatgaggaggaggtggaggatgtggaggaggaggaggaggaagaggaagaggaggagaaagagaaagaggaggaagaggaagaggaggagaaagagaaagaggaggaagaggaagaggaggagaaagaggaagaggaagaagaggaagaggaggaggaagaggaagagaaagaggaggaggaagaggaggaggaggaggatacatttatatatatttatatatacatttaaatatacatatatatatatatgtgtatatttatatatatatatatatacatatatgagcCGAACAGGTGTTCTTACCTGCACAGGTTCAGTGGTGTTATTGATGTAGATGGTAAACAGACCGCTGACTGAGTGACCTGCTTTGTACACATCTGCACAGTCCCTGAACATCTGGTCCCTGGGAGGAgaccctgtacacacacacacacacacacacgcacacacacacacacacaccatactaaTGAGCCTGAGTACCTGTAGCACTAGCCACTATGCTAATGAGCGTGTGTACCTGTAGCACTAGCCACCATGCTCATGAGCGTGTGTACCTGTAGCACTAGCCACCATGCTAatgagtgtgtgtacctgtagtactaGCCACCATGCTCATGACCGTGTGTACCTGTAGCACTAGCCACCATGCTAatgagtgtgtgtacctgtagcaCTAGCCACCATGCTAatgagtgtgtgtacctgtagcaCTAGCCACCATGCTAATGAGCGTGTGTACCTGTAACACTAGCCACCATGCTCATGAGCTTGTATACATGTAGCACTAGCCACCATGCTAATGAAGGTGTTTACCCATAGAACTAGCACCATGCTAATGAACGGGTTTACCCATAGCACTAGCCACCATGCTAatgagtgtgtgtacctgtagcaCTAGCAACCATGCTCATGAGTGTGTTAACCTGTAGCACTAGCAACCATGCTCATGAGTGTGTTAACCTGTAGCACTAGCCACCATGCTAatgagtgtgtgtacctgtagcaCTAGCCACCATGCTCATGAGCGAGTGTACTTGCAGCACTAGCCACCATGCTAATGAGCGTGTGTACCAGTAGCACTAGGCACCATGCTAATGAGCGTGTGTACCAGTAGCACTAGGCACCATGCTAATGAGCGTGTGTACCTGTAGCACTAGGCACCATGCTAATGAGCGTGTGTACCTGTAGCACTAGCCACCATGCTAATGAGTGTGTGTACCAGTAGCACTAGGCACCATGCTAATGAGCGTGTGTACCAGTAGCACTAGGCACCATGCTAATGAGCGTGTGTACCTGTAGCACTAGGCACCATGCTAATGAGCGTGTGTACCTGTAGCACTAGCCACCATGCTAatgagtgtgtgtacctgtagcaCTAGCCACCATGCTAATGAGCGTGTGTACCTGTAGCACTAGCCACCATGCTCATGAGCGAGTGTACCTGCAGCACTAGCCACCATGCTCATGAGCGTGTGTACCTGTAGCACTAGCCACCATGCTAATGAGCGTGTATACCTGTAGCACTAGCCACCATGCTAATGAGCGTGTGTACCTGTAGCACTAGCCACCATGCTAATGAGCGTGTGTACCTGTAGCACTAGCCACCATGCTAATGAGCGTGTGTACCTGTAGCACTAGCCACCATGCTAATGAGCGTGTGTACCTGTAGCACTAGCCACCATGCTAATGAGCGTGTGAACAGACTCCATCAGCTGAGCCTGTTGCCTCTGCAGAGCCGTGTTGTTGCTGCTGGCGACTCTCAGCTGCTTCTCTAACGAATCGATCGCTTCCATCTGAGTCCTGACGACAGACtggaaccaaaacaataaaaacaaaaactctgTTTGCTCCTCGATCCGTGAACGTTTTGCTTTTTGTGCATTCTTTCCAAAGTAATCatagtttaaatgtgtgtaatgtgtgaaactttgtatttgttgtttttctactcTGACACTCTGACGCATGTTATTTATTCgtgtttatatttttacttcTATTTCCGTCTCCTTACAGCTGAATTTCCCCCTCTGGGGATCAATGACAGATTTTCTTATATTAACAActttatgtttgatttacatCGTCATGTTTCTGCCAGCTGAAACGGAAACCTTGACCGTTTGCACATTTTGTGATCATGAGGTCAGACTCATGTCTTCTTGTTCATAGTTAGGATGCATATAACATAGTTATTACACACAGACTACCTGCAGCCGgtgcttctcctcctgcatgtcCTCCAGCTCTCCTTCCTGCTGAGACTCCAACCTCTGGACTTTACTCTCCAGCCGACTGGcggacagacggagacaaaaGACTCAGAACGTGTCTTTTCTGCCAGTAGATGATTAcaacactaaataaaacatgttgttgttgttgttgtttatgatcAAAACAACAccaataaatatgtttgttttgatgCCCAAAACCTACTCAACTGGTTCTAGTCTGATGTTCATTAATCACTCAGGTTAaactttttaaatgatataaagAGATAATATGACATAAATAGACAGGTAATTTGACCCTCATGCAAACACAGAGTTACTGTGacaaggcattctgggaaatgtaggaaaaagaggaccagaggaccagaagaccagaagaccagaagaccagaggaccagtggaccagaggaccagaagaccagaagaccagaggaccagtggaccagaagaccagtgtaccagaggaccagaagaccagaagaccagtggaccagaagaccagaagaccagtggaccagaggaccagaagaccagtgtaccagaggaccagaagaccagaagaccaGTGGACTAGTGGACCAGAAGACCAGTGGACGAGAGGAccggaggaccagaggaccagaagaccagaagaccagaagaccagaagaccagaagaccagaagaccagaggaccagtggaccagaagaccagtgtaccagaggaccagaggaccagaagaccagtgtaccagaggaccagaagaccagtggactagtggaccaaaagaccagtggaccagaagaccggaggaccagaggaccacaggaccagaggaccagaggaccagaggaccagaagaccagtgtaccggaggaccagaggaccacaggaccagaggaccagaagaccagaagaccagaagaccagaggaccagtggaccagaagaccagtggaccagaggaccagaagacCAGTGTACCAGAGGAccggaggaccagaggaccacaggaccagaggaccagaggaccagaagaccagtggaccagtgtaccagaggaccagaggaccagaggaccagtggaccagaggaccagaagaccagtggaccagaagaccagaagaccagtggaccagaggaccagaggaccagaagaccagtgtaccagaggaccagaagaccagaggaccagtggactagtggaccagaagaccagtggaccagaggaccggaggaccagaggaccagaagaccagaagaccagaagaccagaagaccagaagaccagaggaccagtggaccagaggaccagaagaccagtgtaccagaggaccagaggaccagaagaccagtgtaccagaggaccagaagaccagtggactagtggaccagaggaccggaggaccagaggaccacaggaccagaggaccagaggaccagaagacCAGTGTACCAGAGGAccggaggaccagaggaccagaagaccagaagaccagaggaccagtggaccagaagaccagtggaccagaggaccagaagacCAGTGTACCAGAGGAccggaggaccagaggaccacaggaccagaggaccagaggaccagaagaccagtggaccagtgtaccagaggaccagaggaccagaggaccagtggaccagaagaccagtggaccagaggaccagaagaccagtgtaccagaggaccagaggaccagaagaccagtgtaccagaggaccacaggaccagaggaccagaggaccagaagaccagtggaccagaggaccagaggaccagaagaccagtgtaccagaggaccagaggaccagaagaccagaaggaccagaggaccagagactGTAGCTGCAGAGGCTGACGAGCAGTCAAACATGAGTAAAGATTAATAAGCCGGCCGTCGTTATCTCTGCagctgaagcagcagctgctggaaaTAGAGTTACATCAACAAGGCAGCAGCCAGATGAATGAAACCCGAGGAGGCAGCCAGACGGACATACGGCTCACAGAGACCAGGAGGTGCTGGGGGGTCTGCAGGACTCGGGTGGgaaagtcttcttcttctctcacgCTTcccacaataactctcaacctGTGTTTGAATGCTGCAGAGCGGCAGGTCGATATCAATGCTGAGAAACACCTCATGACACATTGAGGGCCTCCTACCTGTTCTAGTCTCAGGTAAGCCCACTGAGAGCCTCCTACCTGTcctggtctcaggtgagtccacTGAGAGCCTCCTACTTGTTGTTGTCTCAGGTAAGCCCACTGAGAGCCTCCTACCTGTcctggtctcaggtgagtccacTGAGAGCCTCCTACTTGTTGTTGTCTCAGGTGAGCCCACTGAGAGCCTCCTACCTGTTCTGGTCTCAGCTGAGCCCACTGAGAGCCTCCTACCTGTTCTTACCTGTTCTGGTCTCAGGTAAGCCCACTGAGAGCCTCCTACCTGTTCTGGTCTCAGGTAAGCCCACTGAGAGCCTCCTACCTGTTCTGGTCTCAGCTGAGCCCACTGAGAGCCTCCTACCTGTTCTGGTCTCAGCTGAGCCCACTGAGAGCCTCCTACCTGTTCTTACCTGTTCTGGTCTCAGGTGAGCCCATTGAGAGCCTCCTACCTGTTCTTACCTGTTCTGGTCTCAGGTGAGCCCACTGAGAGCCTCCTACCTGTTCTGGTCTCAGGTAAGCCCACTGAGAGCCTCCTACCTGTTCTTGTCTCGCAGCCGGCTGATCTCGGaggtctgcagcagcagctccttctCCAGCTTGTTGGTGGACAGGGAGTTCTCCAGAAGCTGGATCTCAATCCGAGACGTATGGTTCAGCACCTGGAGGGAGACGGTCCACGTCAAGTCTGCTTTCAGGTGAAGCAGCCCGGCGGCGCGGCGACCCCCTTACCTTGGCCTCCACCACGTTGAGCTTGCGGGTCTGCTCCGCTGTGTGCGTGAGGAGGTCGCTCCCGATCTCCAGCATGGCGGCCGTTCGCTCGTGAGCGGCGTGGGACGGCTCGGCGCTCCTCTGGAGGACGTTCTCCAGCTGGCACgggagaaaaaagacaaatacagaAGAAAGTAAAAGTGACTTTATGTTTTCAGTAATTTGACCCAGTCTCCAGAACactgactcccccccccccccccccccccccccccccggagcgTCCAGGAGGTCGGGTATATAAAGACAAAGGTCTCTCTGACTCTGGGAACGTCAGGCGATGCCAACTCACTCTGCCAcgccgtgacctttgacccaaggcaaataaataatccatccatctcttcGTCCCTCGGACTTCACGTCTTTGTGGTATCAGTGGCACTGAGCTGCACTGGGAGCTGATAAATATACCGCTGGACCAACAAACACACTGGTCAGTGGTCACTGCACGTTCCCACTGCGacagtggtcaggagagagaatgcagctttaacacatgaagcatatacttctatacaaccagaggagtcgccccctggtggtcaggagagagaatgcagctttaacacatgaagcatatacttctatacaaccagaggagtcgccccctggtggtcaggagagagaatgcagctttaacacatgaagcatagacttctatacaaccagaggagtcgccccctggtggtcaggagagagaatgcagctttaacacatgaagcatagacttctatacaaccagaggagtcgccccctggtggtcaggagagagaatgcagctttaacacatgaagcatagacttctatacaaccagaggagtcgccccctggtggtcaggagagagaatgcagctttaacacatgaagcatagacttctatacaaccagaggagtcgccccctggtggtcaggagagagaatgcagctttaacacatgaagcatagacttctatacaaccagaggagtcgccccctggtggtcaggagagagaatgcagctttaacacatgaagcatagacttctatacaaccagaggagtcgccccatggtggtcaggagagagaatgcagctttaacacatgaagcatggacttctatacaaccagaggagtcgcctggTCGTTACTGTGTAACCCCAAAGAAGAAGGTTTATATCTCCTCTCCTGGATTTTGATCATGATTACATTCGCCGACGGCaaattaaaacacagaaaattGCGCAATCCAAAGAAAAAGTTCATAAAATGAGGAAACGTGTCAGATTTCTTTCAACATCGTCAgtggtgaaaataaataaaatcagactCTCAGAAATAAAAGAGTTGTTTGTTATGCCGATTCATTTCATCCTGATTCTCCTCTGATGGACTTTATCGTCTCCATCGCTGCTGCTCGCCTGTTATCCTGTTGAGTCTGCTTCAAATCAGCTTCACATTCAACAAGCGGCGCTCCGTCAACCACTCGAGGAGTTCTCGATTCCTATCGCTGCACACATCTCCAGTCAGTAAAGTGGAACCTGGACCACGGAGCAAAACCTGGACCACGGAGCAAAACCTGGACCTGGACCACGGAGCAAAACCTGGACCACGGAGCAAAACCACATCAACAGGAAGTTGATCAGAAAATCAAACGAGCAGAAAGCAGCTGGAACGAGCTGCTTCTGAGAACTACTTTAGTATTACTTGTAGTGCTACTTGTAGTGCTACTTGCAGTATTACTTGTAGTATTACTTGTAGTATTACTTGCAGTATTACTTGTAGTATTACTTGCAGTATTACTTGTAATATTACTTGTAGTATTACTCTTACAGAAAcgttgtgtgagagagaactCAGATTAACTGAAGCCAACAAGAAAAGTTCAGCAGGTTCTTTTTTTTCGGTCGAGTCTCTGGAGACACAATGTGCTGACTCTTTAATTGACCCTCACTTCCTGCTGTAggattacaaacacacacacacacacacgcacacacacacatgcacccacacacacacacacgcacaattaTAAACTACACGAGCCGACCGCTGAGCCCTGGGACGATGCAGACGGCCCCACGTACGGTGGACTTGTTTCTCAGATGCTAATTTAAACCACATGTTGGCTTCGCTGTGATCTGGCCCTCTGGGTGACtccacagagggggggggggggggggggggggggggggggggggggggaggggggcagtcCTGATAACATCACTGACGCACGGGCAAGTAGCGCCGATAGAGATCAGGGGTAACAAGTGCAGCGCGGGCTCTGAGTGTGTCGGGCTCTGAGCGGGCCGCTGGACTCTGAGGGTCTGATGGAGGTTCAGTTCTAGGGGCGAAGATCCCCGTCTACAGGAAGTACtggattagggttaggggttagggttatgtcctgcagctgcgaaaactttattaatctcTCGTAAAATGACAGAATTTATCTAATTTGACTCGTTGTGTCCTCACAGTGAGTCCAGATGTTTCATCTGATTGTTTTATCAGGTTGCAGAGaaatgtctttgtctctttgtctctttgtctctttgtctctttgtctctttgtctctttgcctctttgtcCCGGTGTGGTTCATGTCCAGATTAGGACTGCAGGACCCAAAGAAGATGGAAAACAGGTTCCTTCAGG encodes the following:
- the angpt4 gene encoding angiopoietin-4 gives rise to the protein MRGLSLSGGVLVLLLLWTLAVAVDGAAERGGAGRRRGGGGGGGGGGGGGGGGGGGGGGGADKKRKFHRIQHGQCSYTFVLPELDGCRAAPPQAGGGGALQRDSPPLDWSTHRLQNLESSMENNTLWLQKLENVLQRSAEPSHAAHERTAAMLEIGSDLLTHTAEQTRKLNVVEAKVLNHTSRIEIQLLENSLSTNKLEKELLLQTSEISRLRDKNSRLESKVQRLESQQEGELEDMQEEKHRLQSVVRTQMEAIDSLEKQLRVASSNNTALQRQQAQLMESVHTLISMVASATGSPPRDQMFRDCADVYKAGHSVSGLFTIYINNTTEPVQVFCDMETSGGGWTVFQRRLNGSVDFQRSWREYKMGFGDALGEHWLGNELMHLLTSRGQYSLRVELRDWEGSPAHFQYDRVTLTSESQQYRLYLRGYSGTAGRQSSLVTHGTGFSTRDQDNDNCDHCKCALMLTGGWWFDACGFSNLNGIYYTVGHNIRKLNGIKWHHFRGPSYSLRSTSMMVRPYDF